In one window of Thalassophryne amazonica chromosome 9, fThaAma1.1, whole genome shotgun sequence DNA:
- the LOC117516741 gene encoding heat shock protein beta-11, translated as MLCPSVYRPPSASIRPFLDLHWPIRSLWPETRPLFFHMEQEMIRHLEEMRQSMEFMERLRQKIFEEIDQVSSSYSTALQPIAFQELRPNSGTFALSLDTKEFTPEELSIKQVGRKLRVSGKTEKKQDDGKGSYSYRCQEFRQDFDLPDGVNPENVTCSLVDGQLQIQAPRQQMVDRKERVIPISLTTTPTLTRCSETEVSSTGTEVSESGPATGQVETS; from the coding sequence ATGTTGTGTCCCAGCGTGTACCGCCCGCCGTCTGCCAGCATCAGGCCCTTCCTGGACCTGCACTGGCCCATCCGCAGCCTGTGGCCCGAGACCCGGCCCCTCTTTTTCCACATGGAGCAAGAGATGATCCGCCACCTGGAGGAGATGAGGCAGAGCATGGAGTTCATGGAGAGGCTGCGCCAGAAGATCTTCGAGGAGATCGACCAGGTCTCCAGCTCATACTCGACTGCACTCCAGCCCATCGCCTTCCAGGAGCTGCGCCCGAACAGCGGCACGTTTGCCCTGAGCCTGGACACCAAAGAGTTTACTCCAGAAGAACTGTCCATCAAACAGGTGGGCAGGAAGCTGAGGGTGAGCGGGAAGACAGAGAAGAAACAGGATGATGGAAAGGGATCCTACTCCTACAGGTGTCAGGAGTTCAGGCAGGACTTCGACCTGCCGGATGGCGTCAACCCAGAGAATGTCACCTGTTCGCTGGTGGACGGCCAGCTGCAAATACAGGCACCACGGCAGCAAATGGTGGACAGAAAAGAGAGAGTCATCCCCATCAGTCTCACCACGACCCCGACACTCACTCGCTGCTCAGAGACAGAGGTCTCCTCCACGGGGACAGAGGTCTCAGAGAGTGGACCTGCCACTGGTCAGGTGGAGACCAGCTAA